A single region of the Bifidobacterium asteroides DSM 20089 genome encodes:
- a CDS encoding glycoside hydrolase family 3 N-terminal domain-containing protein: MKKAKVVRIIKTIVSIIFAVALIVGLMLANPQLKTNKILSNIMNYNRQSIDNSQIKDKNLDLNYYKADYNVDTIKAAENRLASNIAEQGTVLLKNQDEALPLKSGAHLSLFSANSVKADGANMLTKSKGVTAKEVLEQEGFKVNDKLWQFYSKDAGKKYGLAAGSVNFGDGEDFRINEASIDVLKREPGLLDSVKGTVPVYLLSRVAGEGRDMPRSMYNHASSDQDKRRTYLEPDSNELSVLNYLNQNFDNVVLVIKSNAALDLGWLDQFPHIRSVVYSENITRQLAGVLSGRLNPSGRTVDTFARHALDSPAAHNFGDYQYYNKQGKPTKYNYLTYAEGIYVGYRYYETRYEDKVLGQGNAGDFDHAHEVIYPFGYGLSYTTFDWRDLHINQEGDRFVASLVVENTGNRPGRDVVELYAQSPYTEYDKANGVEKSAVDLVGYAKTPQLQPGAHTSVKITFDRSQLKAYDAKTAKTFIFDAGEYRFTAAHDAHDAVNNILSQKGRTINNGMTAPGNPSLVASYTPTNAQVDVTTFSKDAKTGKKITNLFDFARADTTYLSRADWTGTFPKHDGVPSDQISTWGGEINGEKDGHPKAYTWKKTADDSLIAKLDGHDSGTPVARRSIHTRPVFGKDNKRSLIEMRGLPYESKEWDALLDQMTEDDYWKVTIDAGYGLDFIKSVGKPYTMDADAANGLFYGGTGKTFPNVMMLAQSFNHDLAEQFGKMIGNEALLGGASGWYAPSMDIHRTPFSGRNGEYYSEDPFLSGSTASAEVSGAASKGVYTYIKHFALNDQEDHRGDRPGNFSVATWANEQSIRQIYLSPFEACIKAPELPMKYVKKLPDGSYKQATAKVPAAMGVMSSFNRIGATWTGGSYQLMTKLLRQEWGFNGLVITDNANTGVFMSPYQMIEAGADAKLLNVDKDPTGEKLDFKDPATYQYARQAAHHMLYAVANSKAMNGAMPGSRFRYFNVMNVVRYSLNVAVAVIILLLAWFTFRRHSKTVIVRKEAKRAARRLNRQAKKSDKAI, from the coding sequence ATGAAGAAGGCAAAAGTAGTGAGGATAATCAAAACGATCGTCTCCATTATATTCGCTGTGGCACTCATCGTTGGTTTGATGCTTGCAAACCCCCAGCTAAAAACCAACAAAATTCTGTCAAACATCATGAACTACAACAGGCAGAGTATCGATAATTCCCAAATCAAGGATAAAAATCTCGACCTGAATTATTACAAAGCCGATTACAATGTCGATACCATCAAGGCTGCCGAAAACAGGCTGGCTTCGAACATCGCTGAACAAGGTACAGTTCTGCTGAAAAATCAGGACGAGGCCCTGCCCCTCAAGTCAGGTGCCCATTTGAGTCTTTTCAGCGCCAATAGCGTGAAGGCAGACGGTGCCAACATGCTGACTAAGTCCAAGGGTGTTACTGCCAAAGAAGTACTTGAGCAGGAAGGGTTCAAGGTAAATGACAAACTTTGGCAGTTCTATAGCAAGGATGCTGGCAAGAAATACGGCTTGGCCGCAGGATCCGTTAACTTTGGCGATGGCGAAGACTTTCGCATCAACGAGGCTTCTATCGATGTCCTCAAGCGGGAGCCGGGATTGCTGGATTCTGTTAAGGGTACAGTGCCGGTCTATCTACTGAGCCGTGTAGCCGGCGAAGGCCGTGATATGCCTCGCTCGATGTATAACCATGCAAGTTCGGACCAGGACAAGCGCAGGACTTACCTAGAGCCAGACTCCAATGAGCTTTCTGTTCTGAACTATCTGAACCAGAATTTTGACAATGTTGTCCTAGTCATCAAGTCCAATGCTGCGTTGGACCTGGGCTGGCTTGATCAATTCCCTCACATCAGATCGGTAGTCTACTCAGAGAACATCACCCGCCAACTGGCAGGCGTTCTTTCTGGCCGACTGAATCCATCAGGCAGAACGGTCGACACCTTCGCACGGCATGCGCTCGACTCCCCTGCTGCGCACAATTTCGGAGATTACCAGTATTACAACAAGCAGGGCAAGCCCACGAAGTACAACTATCTGACCTATGCGGAAGGTATTTACGTCGGCTATCGCTACTATGAAACACGCTATGAGGACAAGGTCCTCGGTCAAGGGAATGCCGGTGACTTCGACCATGCCCACGAAGTCATCTATCCCTTCGGTTATGGTCTGAGCTACACCACCTTTGACTGGCGAGACTTGCACATCAACCAGGAGGGTGACCGGTTTGTGGCTTCTCTGGTGGTCGAGAACACCGGTAATCGTCCCGGTCGTGACGTGGTTGAACTTTACGCACAGAGTCCCTATACGGAATATGACAAAGCCAATGGTGTGGAAAAGTCGGCGGTTGACCTTGTCGGATATGCAAAGACCCCGCAGCTGCAGCCTGGAGCCCATACAAGCGTTAAGATCACTTTCGACCGAAGCCAACTTAAAGCCTATGATGCTAAAACGGCGAAGACTTTTATATTTGACGCTGGCGAATACCGCTTCACTGCGGCCCATGATGCTCATGATGCAGTTAACAACATCCTGTCCCAGAAAGGCCGCACTATTAATAATGGCATGACAGCTCCCGGCAATCCTTCGCTAGTTGCCTCGTATACTCCGACCAACGCTCAGGTGGATGTCACGACCTTCTCCAAAGATGCCAAGACGGGTAAAAAAATCACGAATCTATTCGATTTTGCCCGGGCTGACACCACTTATCTGAGCCGTGCCGATTGGACAGGAACTTTCCCCAAGCATGATGGCGTTCCGTCCGACCAGATCAGCACCTGGGGCGGTGAGATTAACGGTGAGAAAGACGGTCATCCTAAGGCTTACACGTGGAAGAAGACCGCTGATGATAGTTTGATCGCCAAGCTAGATGGTCATGACTCAGGCACACCAGTTGCACGACGGTCCATACACACCCGTCCGGTTTTCGGCAAGGACAACAAGCGCAGTCTGATTGAGATGCGCGGCCTTCCATATGAGAGCAAGGAGTGGGATGCCTTGCTTGATCAGATGACCGAGGATGACTACTGGAAAGTCACTATTGACGCTGGCTACGGTTTGGACTTCATCAAGTCAGTCGGAAAGCCTTATACCATGGATGCTGACGCCGCCAACGGCTTATTCTATGGCGGGACCGGCAAGACCTTCCCCAATGTAATGATGCTGGCCCAGTCCTTCAATCATGATTTGGCTGAGCAGTTCGGCAAAATGATCGGCAACGAGGCCCTGCTGGGTGGTGCCAGTGGATGGTACGCCCCATCAATGGACATCCACCGTACACCTTTCAGCGGCCGTAACGGCGAGTACTATTCAGAGGATCCATTCCTGTCAGGTAGTACCGCTTCAGCGGAAGTTAGCGGAGCCGCATCCAAGGGCGTCTACACTTATATCAAGCACTTTGCGCTCAATGATCAGGAGGATCATCGCGGGGATCGACCGGGCAACTTCAGCGTGGCCACTTGGGCCAACGAGCAGTCCATCCGGCAGATTTACCTGTCGCCCTTCGAGGCCTGTATCAAGGCACCGGAACTTCCCATGAAGTACGTGAAAAAGCTGCCCGATGGTTCATATAAACAGGCTACTGCCAAAGTTCCTGCAGCTATGGGGGTCATGAGTTCCTTTAACCGCATCGGAGCAACCTGGACCGGTGGATCCTACCAGTTGATGACGAAGCTCCTGAGGCAAGAGTGGGGCTTCAACGGATTGGTTATCACGGACAATGCCAACACCGGTGTGTTTATGAGTCCCTATCAGATGATTGAGGCTGGTGCGGATGCAAAGCTACTGAATGTGGATAAGGATCCGACTGGTGAGAAGTTGGACTTCAAGGATCCTGCCACCTACCAGTACGCGCGCCAGGCAGCTCACCACATGCTCTATGCCGTGGCCAACTCCAAAGCCATGAATGGGGCTATGCCAGGTAGCCGATTCCGCTACTTCAACGTCATGAACGTGGTTCGGTACAGCCTTAATGTAGCTGTCGCTGTCATCATCCTGCTGTTGGCTTGGTTCACTTTCCGCAGGCATAGCAAAACAGTGATCGTCCGCAAAGAGGCCAAACGGGCCGCCAGGAGACTGAATCGCCAGGCAAAGAAGTCAGACAAAGCCATCTGA